The Thermomicrobiales bacterium genomic interval CCAGCACGCCGAGAATCCGGTCGACTGGTATCCGTGGGGCGACGAAGCGCTCGCTCGCGCCCGCGACGAGGACATGCCGATCCTGCTGTCGATCGGCTACTCCGCCTGCCACTGGTGCCATGTCATGGCCCACGAGAGTTTCGAGAACGACGAGATTGCTGCGCTGATG includes:
- a CDS encoding thioredoxin domain-containing protein, yielding MTNRLANETSPYLLQHAENPVDWYPWGDEALARARDEDMPILLSIGYSACHWCHVMAHESFENDEIAALM